The Buttiauxella selenatireducens genome has a window encoding:
- a CDS encoding beta-ketoacyl-ACP synthase gives MIRRVVVTGMGGVTAFGDNWQDVAVGLKSGQNAVRHMPEWQVYDGLNTMLGAPVDNFTLPEHYTRKRIRAMGRVSLLATRATELALIQAGLLDDPILTSGKAGIAYGSSTGSTGPVSEFATMLTEKHTRNITGTTYVQMMPHTAAVNTGLFFGLRGRVIPTSSACTSGSQAIGYAWEAIRHGYQTVMVAGGAEELCPSEAAVFDTLFATSQRNDQPKSTPSPFDKQRDGLVIGEGAGTLILEDLDHALARGATIYGEITGFHTNCDAAHITQPQKETMQICIENSLRSAGLSASDIGYINAHGTATDRGDIAESHATAAVFGANTPISSLKSYLGHTLGACGALEAWLSIEMMREGWFAETLNLTQPDEACGHLDYIMGEARKIETEFVQSNNFAFGGINTSLVMRRWR, from the coding sequence GTGATTCGCCGTGTGGTCGTCACCGGAATGGGTGGCGTGACGGCATTTGGCGATAACTGGCAGGATGTGGCCGTGGGTTTGAAGTCCGGTCAAAATGCGGTACGACATATGCCGGAATGGCAAGTCTACGACGGACTCAACACCATGCTCGGTGCCCCGGTCGATAATTTTACCCTTCCTGAACACTATACGCGCAAGCGTATTCGGGCGATGGGGCGCGTGTCGTTGCTGGCAACGCGTGCGACAGAGCTTGCGTTAATTCAGGCTGGTTTGCTTGACGACCCGATTCTCACCAGCGGTAAAGCAGGTATTGCTTACGGTTCATCCACGGGAAGCACGGGCCCTGTGAGCGAATTCGCCACCATGCTTACTGAAAAGCACACCCGCAATATTACCGGCACGACCTACGTGCAGATGATGCCGCATACCGCAGCGGTGAATACCGGGCTGTTCTTTGGTTTGCGTGGCCGCGTGATCCCGACGTCAAGTGCGTGTACCTCCGGCAGCCAGGCGATTGGTTATGCCTGGGAGGCGATTCGTCACGGCTACCAGACTGTCATGGTCGCCGGTGGCGCGGAAGAGTTATGCCCGTCGGAAGCGGCGGTGTTTGACACGCTATTTGCTACCAGCCAGCGCAATGACCAACCGAAAAGCACTCCCTCGCCGTTTGATAAGCAGCGTGATGGCCTGGTGATTGGGGAAGGCGCGGGCACATTGATCCTCGAAGATCTGGATCATGCACTGGCGCGTGGTGCGACGATTTATGGGGAGATTACCGGGTTCCATACCAACTGCGATGCCGCGCATATCACCCAGCCGCAGAAAGAAACGATGCAAATCTGTATTGAAAACAGCCTGCGTTCTGCGGGGCTTTCAGCCAGCGACATTGGCTACATTAACGCCCATGGCACGGCAACTGACCGTGGCGACATTGCTGAGAGTCACGCTACAGCGGCGGTTTTTGGCGCTAACACGCCAATCTCTTCGCTGAAAAGCTACCTGGGTCATACGCTTGGCGCGTGTGGTGCACTGGAAGCGTGGTTGAGTATCGAAATGATGCGTGAAGGCTGGTTTGCCGAAACGCTGAATTTAACTCAACCTGACGAGGCGTGTGGCCATCTCGATTACATCATGGGTGAAGCGCGCAAAATCGAAACTGAGTTTGTGCAGAGCAATAACTTTGCCTTTGGTGGGATTAACACCTCACTGGTGATGCGCCGTTGGCGGTAA
- a CDS encoding ApeP family dehydratase: MTDFLAPHHYLPHEAPMCLLESVVAVEQESAHCRVTVSRHGVLAPFLNADGHLPGWFAIELIAQTVGVWSGWHAMHNGEEASRVGMLLGGRGVRCPEGSFEQGLQLECHVTLLMRDEKIGCFEGQILADGNILASGRVNTYQPDNNELEQLLP; the protein is encoded by the coding sequence ATGACTGATTTTCTTGCCCCACACCACTATTTGCCGCACGAAGCACCCATGTGTCTGCTGGAGTCGGTCGTGGCCGTGGAACAAGAAAGTGCGCATTGTCGGGTTACGGTAAGCCGTCACGGAGTGCTGGCACCGTTTCTCAATGCGGACGGTCATTTACCTGGCTGGTTTGCCATCGAGCTTATCGCGCAGACCGTGGGCGTGTGGTCGGGTTGGCACGCAATGCATAACGGCGAAGAAGCAAGCCGCGTGGGGATGCTGCTGGGAGGAAGAGGGGTACGTTGTCCGGAAGGTTCTTTTGAGCAGGGTTTGCAGTTGGAATGTCATGTCACGCTCCTGATGCGTGATGAAAAAATAGGGTGTTTTGAAGGACAAATTCTCGCGGATGGCAACATACTGGCGAGCGGGCGGGTCAATACCTATCAGCCTGATAATAATGAATTAGAACAATTACTACCCTAA
- a CDS encoding DUF3261 domain-containing protein encodes MRKLPILALLSGLFLLSACSSPKPDNTRPQAWLKPGTLVTLPAPGISPSITEQQLLSAQVKGKTQSLMVLLNADKEKVMLAGLSPLGIRLFRLTYSQSGIKTEQSITLPELPPASQVLADIMLSYWPISAWQPQLPAGWILKDIDSRRELRDDQGELIETIHYLTRDGSRQPVSVHHHRFGYVISIQHLES; translated from the coding sequence ATGAGAAAATTACCTATTCTGGCCTTATTGTCAGGTCTGTTTTTACTCAGCGCCTGCAGTTCGCCTAAACCCGACAACACCCGTCCACAAGCCTGGTTAAAGCCGGGTACTCTGGTGACGCTACCGGCTCCCGGCATTTCGCCGTCAATCACTGAACAACAACTGCTGAGTGCTCAGGTTAAAGGCAAAACTCAGTCGCTGATGGTGCTGCTGAATGCGGACAAAGAAAAAGTGATGCTGGCCGGTTTATCCCCGTTGGGCATCCGTTTATTCCGTCTGACCTACTCACAATCGGGTATTAAAACCGAGCAGTCCATTACGCTGCCAGAATTACCTCCAGCCAGCCAGGTTCTTGCCGATATTATGTTGAGTTACTGGCCGATAAGCGCCTGGCAACCGCAACTGCCGGCGGGGTGGATACTGAAAGATATCGACTCGCGACGTGAATTACGTGACGACCAGGGTGAGCTGATTGAAACCATTCATTACCTGACGCGTGACGGAAGTCGCCAGCCAGTCAGTGTGCATCACCATCGTTTCGGCTATGTCATCAGTATTCAGCACCTGGAAAGCTAA
- a CDS encoding 3-ketoacyl-ACP reductase FabG2, producing the protein MTQTVLVTGASKGIGRAIACGLAADGFAVVVHYHRDESGAQQTLEQIKALGGTGRVMQFDSADRSQCRHVIDADIETHGAYWGVVNNAGITRDGAFPALSDDDWDGVIRTNLDSFYNVIQPCVMPMIGLRNGGRIITLSSVSGMMGNRGQVNYSAAKAGIIGATKALAIELAKRKITVNCIAPGLIDTGMIEMEEAALNEAMRLIPLQRMGMPEEVAGLARYLMSPVAAYVTRQVISINGGML; encoded by the coding sequence ATGACTCAGACAGTATTAGTAACCGGTGCCAGCAAAGGGATCGGCAGGGCAATTGCCTGTGGGCTAGCGGCCGACGGATTTGCCGTGGTGGTGCACTACCATCGTGACGAATCAGGCGCACAGCAAACGCTTGAGCAAATAAAAGCGCTGGGCGGAACAGGGCGCGTCATGCAGTTTGATAGCGCAGACCGCAGCCAGTGCCGCCATGTTATTGACGCTGACATCGAAACTCACGGCGCGTATTGGGGCGTGGTCAACAATGCGGGTATCACTCGTGATGGCGCGTTTCCGGCCCTCAGTGATGACGATTGGGACGGTGTCATTCGTACTAACCTCGACAGTTTTTATAATGTGATTCAGCCGTGCGTGATGCCGATGATTGGCCTGCGTAACGGCGGGCGTATTATCACGCTTTCGTCGGTTTCGGGCATGATGGGTAACCGTGGTCAGGTGAATTACAGTGCCGCCAAAGCGGGGATTATTGGGGCGACCAAAGCGCTGGCAATCGAATTGGCGAAACGCAAAATCACCGTGAACTGCATAGCGCCAGGCCTGATTGATACTGGAATGATCGAAATGGAAGAGGCCGCGCTCAACGAAGCGATGCGCCTGATCCCACTCCAGCGTATGGGGATGCCCGAAGAAGTGGCAGGACTTGCGCGTTACTTGATGTCGCCAGTTGCCGCTTACGTCACACGCCAGGTTATCTCCATCAACGGAGGTATGCTGTGA
- a CDS encoding beta-ketoacyl-[acyl-carrier-protein] synthase family protein has translation MITLTAAGMVNALGNNLDEIAGNLQANIAPGLERDRDGWLQHGECWVGRVTGNLPDVPPEMAQYNSRNNRLLLAALAQIRPQVDDAITRYGNERVAVVLGTSTSGLDEGDRMVSGTHAGKPPAAYRYGQQELGDPSRFLSDYLQLFGPALTISTACSSSARAIITGKRLIESGMVDAAIVGGADTLSRMPINGFNSLESLSNVRCKPFSAERNGITIGEAGALILLTKQPGKVQLLGVGESSDAWHMSAPHPEGVGAIRAIEMALGEAKLRPQDIGYINMHGTATRLNDEIEAKVVNQLFGESVPCSSTKHLTGHTLGAAGACEAVLCYLLLSRGLPLPAQDFTDAHQDLTLAPCGLLGAPQPFTKPIMLSNSFAFGGNNTSLIFGVSHD, from the coding sequence ATGATTACGTTAACTGCTGCCGGAATGGTCAATGCGTTAGGCAATAACCTCGACGAAATCGCGGGGAATTTGCAGGCCAACATCGCGCCAGGCCTTGAGCGGGACCGCGACGGCTGGCTGCAACACGGTGAGTGTTGGGTAGGACGGGTCACCGGCAACCTGCCGGACGTTCCACCAGAAATGGCGCAATACAATAGCCGTAACAACCGCTTGTTGCTCGCCGCACTGGCACAAATTCGCCCGCAGGTGGATGACGCGATTACCCGTTATGGCAATGAACGCGTGGCGGTGGTGCTGGGAACCAGTACTTCCGGGCTTGATGAAGGCGATCGCATGGTGAGTGGCACCCATGCTGGTAAACCGCCCGCGGCATATCGCTATGGCCAACAAGAACTCGGCGATCCTTCGCGTTTTCTGAGTGATTATCTGCAACTTTTTGGCCCCGCGTTGACGATTTCCACCGCCTGTTCTTCAAGTGCGCGAGCTATTATTACCGGTAAGCGGTTGATTGAGTCCGGGATGGTTGATGCGGCAATTGTTGGCGGGGCAGATACGCTAAGCCGCATGCCAATCAACGGTTTTAACAGTCTGGAATCGTTAAGCAATGTACGCTGTAAACCGTTTAGCGCGGAACGCAACGGGATCACCATTGGTGAGGCTGGGGCTCTGATTTTGCTGACGAAACAGCCGGGAAAAGTACAGTTGCTGGGCGTGGGTGAATCGTCTGATGCCTGGCATATGTCCGCTCCTCATCCTGAAGGTGTCGGTGCGATTCGCGCGATAGAAATGGCGCTGGGTGAGGCTAAACTCCGCCCACAGGACATTGGCTATATTAATATGCATGGCACTGCCACGCGTCTGAATGACGAAATTGAAGCCAAAGTGGTGAATCAACTTTTTGGCGAAAGCGTCCCTTGCAGCTCCACTAAGCATCTGACAGGACACACGTTAGGCGCCGCAGGTGCCTGTGAAGCGGTGCTCTGTTATTTGCTGTTATCGCGAGGTTTGCCGCTGCCTGCTCAAGATTTCACTGATGCGCATCAAGACCTGACTCTTGCGCCTTGTGGTTTACTCGGCGCTCCACAGCCATTTACCAAACCAATAATGCTGTCGAACTCATTTGCTTTTGGCGGTAACAATACCAGCCTGATTTTTGGAGTTTCTCATGACTGA